The following proteins are encoded in a genomic region of Danio rerio strain Tuebingen ecotype United States chromosome 16, GRCz12tu, whole genome shotgun sequence:
- the LOC103908954 gene encoding serine/threonine-protein kinase pim-2-like: MLVMEYLGPCRTLEDFLQKHQHLEERVARTLILQIVKAAQECLRRKICHHDIHDCNILVIDRPLQIKLIDFGCGMHICHDPKKYPPDTRISPKKAVKNTVKQLFGIMREIEKQCSSIPEEFMAFMNTCITLGDDDQRLQTVQQILDQPWLKNQ; encoded by the exons ATGTTGGTGATGGAGTATCTCGGCCCGTGCAGAACACTGGAGGATTTCCTGCAGAAGCACCAACACCTGGAGGAGAGAGTCGCGCGTACGCTTATCCtgcagattgtcaaagcagcgcaGGAGTGCTTGAGGCGGAAAATTTGTCATCATGATATTCATGATTGTAATATCCTCGTCATCGACCGGCCTCTGCAAATCAAGCTAATTGATTTTGGCTGTGGGATGCACATCTGTCATG ATCCAAAGAAATACCCACCAGACACAAGGATATCTCCAAAGAAGGCGGTTAAAAACACAGTGAAGCAGCTGTTTGGCATCATGCGGGAAATAGAAAAACAATGTTCCAGCATACCTGAAG aaTTCATGGCATTTATGAATACCTGCATTACCCTTGGGGATGATGATCAGAGACTGCAAACAGTGCAGCAGATTCTGGATCAGCCATGGCTaaaaaaccaataa
- the LOC101885829 gene encoding uncharacterized protein isoform X5, protein MLAEIEDRLFICGADKRGKSPLYSINSVVGGRGVKRKADDDFHSILGEGKPYALRKRIRVAELENTRDTEMSSYQEKTSSGGRGVKRKADDDFHSVLGEGKPYALRKRIKVAELENTRVDADTEASSSGGRGVKRKADDDFHSVLGEGKPYALRKRIRAAETSSDENSSSGGRGVKRKADDAFQSVSGGGKPSAHRKRIRVAELEKTSVDADTEASSSGGRGVKRKADDDLQSDSDGVKPYALRKRIKAAETSSDENSRSEAPRALKRKAGCLDQDTVAAKRVKTAQIQHGGSSKTAAEDRSSAKDSSSAKDSSSAKDSSSAKDSSSAKDSSSAKDSSSAKDSSSAEDSSSAEDSSSAKDSSSAKDSSSAEDSSSAEDSSSGSLLDRYVLGKKLGEGYHGTVYLATRKSDGQKVAIKIVTKKLLGTRYPMWTNTSTIYVIPEARHMMFLKEPPLCPHVIELYEYAVEGRKHYLVMEYASSYITLGKFIRKNNGRLSESVARQLIMQLIIAAQRCLEHGIHHDDIHLENILVNPKTLQLKLIDFGYSFFIPKTYWRSPYLGVTRYRKKEGEHFTYLFCAIHSYVSDVVRVLSHMVNGYRCFSRYGRPRCHPSLSADCRDLFKWVIGFRPETGPVLEEILEHKWFSMT, encoded by the exons taggaggaagaggagtgaagaggaaagcggatgatgattttcacagtattttaggTGAAGGCAAACCATACGCTCTGCGGAAACGCATCAGAGTTGCAGAGCTGGAGAACACAAGAGACACAGAGATGAGCAGCTATCAAGAGAAAACCAGCTCAG gaggaagaggagtgaagcggaaagcggatgatgattttcacagtgttttaggTGAAGGTAAACCTTATGCACTGCGCAAACGCATCAAAGTTGCTGAGCTGGAGAACACAAGAGTGGACGCCGACACAGAGgcgtccagctcag gaggaagaggagtgaagcggaaagcggatgatgattttcacagtgttttaggTGAAGGTAAACCTTATGCACTGCGGAAACGCATCAGAGCTGCTGAGACGTCCAGCGATGAGAACAGCAGCTCAG gaggaagaggagtgaagcggAAAGCAGATGATGCTTTTCAGAGTGTTTCTGGTGGAGGTAAACCATCTGCCCACCGGAAACGCATCAGAGTTGCTGAGCTGGAGAAAACAAGTGTAGACGCCGACACAGAGgcgtccagctcag gaggaagaggagtgaagaggaaagcggatgatgatttgCAGAGTGATTCTGATGGAGTCAAACCATACGCTCTGCGCAAACGCATCAAAGCAGCAGAGACGTCCAGCGATGAGAACAGCCGCTCAG AAGCTCCAAGAGCACTGAAGAGGAAGGCTGGATGTCTGGATCAGGACACAGTTGCTGCAAAACGAGTGAAAACAGCCCAGATCCAACATGGCGGCAGCAGCAAAACTGCAGCAGAAGACAGaagctcagctaaagacagcagctcagctaaagacagcagctcagctaaagacagcagctcagctaaagacagcagctcagctaaagacagcagctcagctaaagacagcagctcagctaaagacagcagctcagctgaagacagcagctcagctgaagacagcagctcagctaaagacagcagctcagctaaagacagcagctcagctgaagacagcagctcagctgaaGACAGCAGCTCAG GATCTTTACTTGACAGATATGTGCTTGGGAAGAAGCTGGGAGAGGGATACCATGGCACTGTCTATCTGGCTACACGGAAATCTGACGGCCAGAAG GTTGCCATAAAAATTGTGACTAAAAAGCTTCTGGGAACGCGGTACCCGATG TGGACAAATACATCTACTATATATGTGATCCCAGAAGCACGTCATATGATGTTTCTCAAGGAACCTCCGCTCTGCCCGCACGTCATAGAGCTGTACGAGTACGCCGTGGAGGGAAGGAAACACTACCTGGTCATGGAGTACGCGTCCTCGTACATAACCTTGGGGAAGTTCATCAGGAAGAACAATGGCCGCTTGAGCGAGAGTGTTGCCCGGCAGCTGATCATGCAGCTCATTATTGCTGCACAGCGCTGCCTTGAACATGGCATACACCATGATGACATACATCTAGAAAACATCCTGGTCAATCCAAAGACCCTGCAGCTCAAGCTGATTGATTTTGGCTACagtttttttattccaaaaaccTACTGGAGATCCCCCTATCTGG GAGTAACGAGATACCGTAAAAAGGAGGGGGAACACTTCACATATCTTTTTTGTGCTATCCATTCGTATGTCAGTGATGTTGTACGAGTGCTGTCACATATGGTCAATGGATATCGCTGTTTCTCCAGATATGGACGTCCACGATGTCACCCCAGTTTGTCAGCAG ATTGCCGGGATCTGTTTAAGTGGGTGATCGGTTTCCGTCCTGAAACTGGACCTGTTTTAgaggagattttggagcacaagtGGTTCAGCATGACGTAG
- the LOC101885829 gene encoding uncharacterized protein isoform X6 has translation MTEEVGGRGVKRKADDDFHSILGEGKPYALRKRIRVAELENTRDTEMSSYQEKTSSGGRGVKRKADDDFHSVLGEGKPYALRKRIKVAELENTRVDADTEASSSGGRGVKRKADDDFHSVLGEGKPYALRKRIRAAETSSDENSSSGGRGVKRKADDAFQSVSGGGKPSAHRKRIRVAELEKTSVDADTEASSSGGRGVKRKADDDLQSDSDGVKPYALRKRIKAAETSSDENSRSEAPRALKRKAGCLDQDTVAAKRVKTAQIQHGGSSKTAAEDRSSAKDSSSAKDSSSAKDSSSAKDSSSAKDSSSAKDSSSAKDSSSAEDSSSAEDSSSAKDSSSAKDSSSAEDSSSAEDSSSGSLLDRYVLGKKLGEGYHGTVYLATRKSDGQKVAIKIVTKKLLGTRYPMWTNTSTIYVIPEARHMMFLKEPPLCPHVIELYEYAVEGRKHYLVMEYASSYITLGKFIRKNNGRLSESVARQLIMQLIIAAQRCLEHGIHHDDIHLENILVNPKTLQLKLIDFGYSFFIPKTYWRSPYLGVTRYRKKEGEHFTYLFCAIHSYVSDVVRVLSHMVNGYRCFSRYGRPRCHPSLSADCRDLFKWVIGFRPETGPVLEEILEHKWFSMT, from the exons taggaggaagaggagtgaagaggaaagcggatgatgattttcacagtattttaggTGAAGGCAAACCATACGCTCTGCGGAAACGCATCAGAGTTGCAGAGCTGGAGAACACAAGAGACACAGAGATGAGCAGCTATCAAGAGAAAACCAGCTCAG gaggaagaggagtgaagcggaaagcggatgatgattttcacagtgttttaggTGAAGGTAAACCTTATGCACTGCGCAAACGCATCAAAGTTGCTGAGCTGGAGAACACAAGAGTGGACGCCGACACAGAGgcgtccagctcag gaggaagaggagtgaagcggaaagcggatgatgattttcacagtgttttaggTGAAGGTAAACCTTATGCACTGCGGAAACGCATCAGAGCTGCTGAGACGTCCAGCGATGAGAACAGCAGCTCAG gaggaagaggagtgaagcggAAAGCAGATGATGCTTTTCAGAGTGTTTCTGGTGGAGGTAAACCATCTGCCCACCGGAAACGCATCAGAGTTGCTGAGCTGGAGAAAACAAGTGTAGACGCCGACACAGAGgcgtccagctcag gaggaagaggagtgaagaggaaagcggatgatgatttgCAGAGTGATTCTGATGGAGTCAAACCATACGCTCTGCGCAAACGCATCAAAGCAGCAGAGACGTCCAGCGATGAGAACAGCCGCTCAG AAGCTCCAAGAGCACTGAAGAGGAAGGCTGGATGTCTGGATCAGGACACAGTTGCTGCAAAACGAGTGAAAACAGCCCAGATCCAACATGGCGGCAGCAGCAAAACTGCAGCAGAAGACAGaagctcagctaaagacagcagctcagctaaagacagcagctcagctaaagacagcagctcagctaaagacagcagctcagctaaagacagcagctcagctaaagacagcagctcagctaaagacagcagctcagctgaagacagcagctcagctgaagacagcagctcagctaaagacagcagctcagctaaagacagcagctcagctgaagacagcagctcagctgaaGACAGCAGCTCAG GATCTTTACTTGACAGATATGTGCTTGGGAAGAAGCTGGGAGAGGGATACCATGGCACTGTCTATCTGGCTACACGGAAATCTGACGGCCAGAAG GTTGCCATAAAAATTGTGACTAAAAAGCTTCTGGGAACGCGGTACCCGATG TGGACAAATACATCTACTATATATGTGATCCCAGAAGCACGTCATATGATGTTTCTCAAGGAACCTCCGCTCTGCCCGCACGTCATAGAGCTGTACGAGTACGCCGTGGAGGGAAGGAAACACTACCTGGTCATGGAGTACGCGTCCTCGTACATAACCTTGGGGAAGTTCATCAGGAAGAACAATGGCCGCTTGAGCGAGAGTGTTGCCCGGCAGCTGATCATGCAGCTCATTATTGCTGCACAGCGCTGCCTTGAACATGGCATACACCATGATGACATACATCTAGAAAACATCCTGGTCAATCCAAAGACCCTGCAGCTCAAGCTGATTGATTTTGGCTACagtttttttattccaaaaaccTACTGGAGATCCCCCTATCTGG GAGTAACGAGATACCGTAAAAAGGAGGGGGAACACTTCACATATCTTTTTTGTGCTATCCATTCGTATGTCAGTGATGTTGTACGAGTGCTGTCACATATGGTCAATGGATATCGCTGTTTCTCCAGATATGGACGTCCACGATGTCACCCCAGTTTGTCAGCAG ATTGCCGGGATCTGTTTAAGTGGGTGATCGGTTTCCGTCCTGAAACTGGACCTGTTTTAgaggagattttggagcacaagtGGTTCAGCATGACGTAG
- the LOC101885829 gene encoding uncharacterized protein isoform X3: MSTRPFEILAEMESCKTLTVGGRGVKRKADDDFHSILGEGKPYALRKRIRVAELENTRDTEMSSYQEKTSSGGRGVKRKADDDFHSVLGEGKPYALRKRIKVAELENTRVDADTEASSSGGRGVKRKADDDFHSVLGEGKPYALRKRIRAAETSSDENSSSGGRGVKRKADDAFQSVSGGGKPSAHRKRIRVAELEKTSVDADTEASSSGGRGVKRKADDDLQSDSDGVKPYALRKRIKAAETSSDENSRSEAPRALKRKAGCLDQDTVAAKRVKTAQIQHGGSSKTAAEDRSSAKDSSSAKDSSSAKDSSSAKDSSSAKDSSSAKDSSSAKDSSSAEDSSSAEDSSSAKDSSSAKDSSSAEDSSSAEDSSSGSLLDRYVLGKKLGEGYHGTVYLATRKSDGQKVAIKIVTKKLLGTRYPMWTNTSTIYVIPEARHMMFLKEPPLCPHVIELYEYAVEGRKHYLVMEYASSYITLGKFIRKNNGRLSESVARQLIMQLIIAAQRCLEHGIHHDDIHLENILVNPKTLQLKLIDFGYSFFIPKTYWRSPYLGVTRYRKKEGEHFTYLFCAIHSYVSDVVRVLSHMVNGYRCFSRYGRPRCHPSLSADCRDLFKWVIGFRPETGPVLEEILEHKWFSMT; encoded by the exons ATGTCTACAAGACCTTTCGAGATTCTAGCGGAAATGGAAAGTTGTAAGACTTTGACGG taggaggaagaggagtgaagaggaaagcggatgatgattttcacagtattttaggTGAAGGCAAACCATACGCTCTGCGGAAACGCATCAGAGTTGCAGAGCTGGAGAACACAAGAGACACAGAGATGAGCAGCTATCAAGAGAAAACCAGCTCAG gaggaagaggagtgaagcggaaagcggatgatgattttcacagtgttttaggTGAAGGTAAACCTTATGCACTGCGCAAACGCATCAAAGTTGCTGAGCTGGAGAACACAAGAGTGGACGCCGACACAGAGgcgtccagctcag gaggaagaggagtgaagcggaaagcggatgatgattttcacagtgttttaggTGAAGGTAAACCTTATGCACTGCGGAAACGCATCAGAGCTGCTGAGACGTCCAGCGATGAGAACAGCAGCTCAG gaggaagaggagtgaagcggAAAGCAGATGATGCTTTTCAGAGTGTTTCTGGTGGAGGTAAACCATCTGCCCACCGGAAACGCATCAGAGTTGCTGAGCTGGAGAAAACAAGTGTAGACGCCGACACAGAGgcgtccagctcag gaggaagaggagtgaagaggaaagcggatgatgatttgCAGAGTGATTCTGATGGAGTCAAACCATACGCTCTGCGCAAACGCATCAAAGCAGCAGAGACGTCCAGCGATGAGAACAGCCGCTCAG AAGCTCCAAGAGCACTGAAGAGGAAGGCTGGATGTCTGGATCAGGACACAGTTGCTGCAAAACGAGTGAAAACAGCCCAGATCCAACATGGCGGCAGCAGCAAAACTGCAGCAGAAGACAGaagctcagctaaagacagcagctcagctaaagacagcagctcagctaaagacagcagctcagctaaagacagcagctcagctaaagacagcagctcagctaaagacagcagctcagctaaagacagcagctcagctgaagacagcagctcagctgaagacagcagctcagctaaagacagcagctcagctaaagacagcagctcagctgaagacagcagctcagctgaaGACAGCAGCTCAG GATCTTTACTTGACAGATATGTGCTTGGGAAGAAGCTGGGAGAGGGATACCATGGCACTGTCTATCTGGCTACACGGAAATCTGACGGCCAGAAG GTTGCCATAAAAATTGTGACTAAAAAGCTTCTGGGAACGCGGTACCCGATG TGGACAAATACATCTACTATATATGTGATCCCAGAAGCACGTCATATGATGTTTCTCAAGGAACCTCCGCTCTGCCCGCACGTCATAGAGCTGTACGAGTACGCCGTGGAGGGAAGGAAACACTACCTGGTCATGGAGTACGCGTCCTCGTACATAACCTTGGGGAAGTTCATCAGGAAGAACAATGGCCGCTTGAGCGAGAGTGTTGCCCGGCAGCTGATCATGCAGCTCATTATTGCTGCACAGCGCTGCCTTGAACATGGCATACACCATGATGACATACATCTAGAAAACATCCTGGTCAATCCAAAGACCCTGCAGCTCAAGCTGATTGATTTTGGCTACagtttttttattccaaaaaccTACTGGAGATCCCCCTATCTGG GAGTAACGAGATACCGTAAAAAGGAGGGGGAACACTTCACATATCTTTTTTGTGCTATCCATTCGTATGTCAGTGATGTTGTACGAGTGCTGTCACATATGGTCAATGGATATCGCTGTTTCTCCAGATATGGACGTCCACGATGTCACCCCAGTTTGTCAGCAG ATTGCCGGGATCTGTTTAAGTGGGTGATCGGTTTCCGTCCTGAAACTGGACCTGTTTTAgaggagattttggagcacaagtGGTTCAGCATGACGTAG
- the LOC101885829 gene encoding uncharacterized protein isoform X8: MSTRPFEILAEMESCKTLTVGGRGVKRKADDDFHSILGEGKPYALRKRIRVAELENTRDTEMSSYQEKTSSGGRGVKRKADDDFHSVLGEGKPYALRKRIRAAETSSDENSSSGGRGVKRKADDAFQSVSGGGKPSAHRKRIRVAELEKTSVDADTEASSSGGRGVKRKADDDLQSDSDGVKPYALRKRIKAAETSSDENSRSEAPRALKRKAGCLDQDTVAAKRVKTAQIQHGGSSKTAAEDRSSAKDSSSAKDSSSAKDSSSAKDSSSAKDSSSAKDSSSAKDSSSAEDSSSAEDSSSAKDSSSAKDSSSAEDSSSAEDSSSGSLLDRYVLGKKLGEGYHGTVYLATRKSDGQKVAIKIVTKKLLGTRYPMWTNTSTIYVIPEARHMMFLKEPPLCPHVIELYEYAVEGRKHYLVMEYASSYITLGKFIRKNNGRLSESVARQLIMQLIIAAQRCLEHGIHHDDIHLENILVNPKTLQLKLIDFGYSFFIPKTYWRSPYLGVTRYRKKEGEHFTYLFCAIHSYVSDVVRVLSHMVNGYRCFSRYGRPRCHPSLSADCRDLFKWVIGFRPETGPVLEEILEHKWFSMT; the protein is encoded by the exons ATGTCTACAAGACCTTTCGAGATTCTAGCGGAAATGGAAAGTTGTAAGACTTTGACGG taggaggaagaggagtgaagaggaaagcggatgatgattttcacagtattttaggTGAAGGCAAACCATACGCTCTGCGGAAACGCATCAGAGTTGCAGAGCTGGAGAACACAAGAGACACAGAGATGAGCAGCTATCAAGAGAAAACCAGCTCAG gaggaagaggagtgaagcggaaagcggatgatgattttcacagtgttttaggTGAAGGTAAACCTTATGCACTGCGGAAACGCATCAGAGCTGCTGAGACGTCCAGCGATGAGAACAGCAGCTCAG gaggaagaggagtgaagcggAAAGCAGATGATGCTTTTCAGAGTGTTTCTGGTGGAGGTAAACCATCTGCCCACCGGAAACGCATCAGAGTTGCTGAGCTGGAGAAAACAAGTGTAGACGCCGACACAGAGgcgtccagctcag gaggaagaggagtgaagaggaaagcggatgatgatttgCAGAGTGATTCTGATGGAGTCAAACCATACGCTCTGCGCAAACGCATCAAAGCAGCAGAGACGTCCAGCGATGAGAACAGCCGCTCAG AAGCTCCAAGAGCACTGAAGAGGAAGGCTGGATGTCTGGATCAGGACACAGTTGCTGCAAAACGAGTGAAAACAGCCCAGATCCAACATGGCGGCAGCAGCAAAACTGCAGCAGAAGACAGaagctcagctaaagacagcagctcagctaaagacagcagctcagctaaagacagcagctcagctaaagacagcagctcagctaaagacagcagctcagctaaagacagcagctcagctaaagacagcagctcagctgaagacagcagctcagctgaagacagcagctcagctaaagacagcagctcagctaaagacagcagctcagctgaagacagcagctcagctgaaGACAGCAGCTCAG GATCTTTACTTGACAGATATGTGCTTGGGAAGAAGCTGGGAGAGGGATACCATGGCACTGTCTATCTGGCTACACGGAAATCTGACGGCCAGAAG GTTGCCATAAAAATTGTGACTAAAAAGCTTCTGGGAACGCGGTACCCGATG TGGACAAATACATCTACTATATATGTGATCCCAGAAGCACGTCATATGATGTTTCTCAAGGAACCTCCGCTCTGCCCGCACGTCATAGAGCTGTACGAGTACGCCGTGGAGGGAAGGAAACACTACCTGGTCATGGAGTACGCGTCCTCGTACATAACCTTGGGGAAGTTCATCAGGAAGAACAATGGCCGCTTGAGCGAGAGTGTTGCCCGGCAGCTGATCATGCAGCTCATTATTGCTGCACAGCGCTGCCTTGAACATGGCATACACCATGATGACATACATCTAGAAAACATCCTGGTCAATCCAAAGACCCTGCAGCTCAAGCTGATTGATTTTGGCTACagtttttttattccaaaaaccTACTGGAGATCCCCCTATCTGG GAGTAACGAGATACCGTAAAAAGGAGGGGGAACACTTCACATATCTTTTTTGTGCTATCCATTCGTATGTCAGTGATGTTGTACGAGTGCTGTCACATATGGTCAATGGATATCGCTGTTTCTCCAGATATGGACGTCCACGATGTCACCCCAGTTTGTCAGCAG ATTGCCGGGATCTGTTTAAGTGGGTGATCGGTTTCCGTCCTGAAACTGGACCTGTTTTAgaggagattttggagcacaagtGGTTCAGCATGACGTAG
- the LOC101885829 gene encoding uncharacterized protein isoform X4 yields the protein MEEGTPLHPRFKSKVTNEVWTRLKEELMKRTLEQVLLHIVGGRGVKRKADDDFHSILGEGKPYALRKRIRVAELENTRDTEMSSYQEKTSSGGRGVKRKADDDFHSVLGEGKPYALRKRIKVAELENTRVDADTEASSSGGRGVKRKADDDFHSVLGEGKPYALRKRIRAAETSSDENSSSGGRGVKRKADDAFQSVSGGGKPSAHRKRIRVAELEKTSVDADTEASSSGGRGVKRKADDDLQSDSDGVKPYALRKRIKAAETSSDENSRSEAPRALKRKAGCLDQDTVAAKRVKTAQIQHGGSSKTAAEDRSSAKDSSSAKDSSSAKDSSSAKDSSSAKDSSSAKDSSSAKDSSSAEDSSSAEDSSSAKDSSSAKDSSSAEDSSSAEDSSSGSLLDRYVLGKKLGEGYHGTVYLATRKSDGQKVAIKIVTKKLLGTRYPMWTNTSTIYVIPEARHMMFLKEPPLCPHVIELYEYAVEGRKHYLVMEYASSYITLGKFIRKNNGRLSESVARQLIMQLIIAAQRCLEHGIHHDDIHLENILVNPKTLQLKLIDFGYSFFIPKTYWRSPYLGVTRYRKKEGEHFTYLFCAIHSYVSDVVRVLSHMVNGYRCFSRYGRPRCHPSLSADCRDLFKWVIGFRPETGPVLEEILEHKWFSMT from the exons taggaggaagaggagtgaagaggaaagcggatgatgattttcacagtattttaggTGAAGGCAAACCATACGCTCTGCGGAAACGCATCAGAGTTGCAGAGCTGGAGAACACAAGAGACACAGAGATGAGCAGCTATCAAGAGAAAACCAGCTCAG gaggaagaggagtgaagcggaaagcggatgatgattttcacagtgttttaggTGAAGGTAAACCTTATGCACTGCGCAAACGCATCAAAGTTGCTGAGCTGGAGAACACAAGAGTGGACGCCGACACAGAGgcgtccagctcag gaggaagaggagtgaagcggaaagcggatgatgattttcacagtgttttaggTGAAGGTAAACCTTATGCACTGCGGAAACGCATCAGAGCTGCTGAGACGTCCAGCGATGAGAACAGCAGCTCAG gaggaagaggagtgaagcggAAAGCAGATGATGCTTTTCAGAGTGTTTCTGGTGGAGGTAAACCATCTGCCCACCGGAAACGCATCAGAGTTGCTGAGCTGGAGAAAACAAGTGTAGACGCCGACACAGAGgcgtccagctcag gaggaagaggagtgaagaggaaagcggatgatgatttgCAGAGTGATTCTGATGGAGTCAAACCATACGCTCTGCGCAAACGCATCAAAGCAGCAGAGACGTCCAGCGATGAGAACAGCCGCTCAG AAGCTCCAAGAGCACTGAAGAGGAAGGCTGGATGTCTGGATCAGGACACAGTTGCTGCAAAACGAGTGAAAACAGCCCAGATCCAACATGGCGGCAGCAGCAAAACTGCAGCAGAAGACAGaagctcagctaaagacagcagctcagctaaagacagcagctcagctaaagacagcagctcagctaaagacagcagctcagctaaagacagcagctcagctaaagacagcagctcagctaaagacagcagctcagctgaagacagcagctcagctgaagacagcagctcagctaaagacagcagctcagctaaagacagcagctcagctgaagacagcagctcagctgaaGACAGCAGCTCAG GATCTTTACTTGACAGATATGTGCTTGGGAAGAAGCTGGGAGAGGGATACCATGGCACTGTCTATCTGGCTACACGGAAATCTGACGGCCAGAAG GTTGCCATAAAAATTGTGACTAAAAAGCTTCTGGGAACGCGGTACCCGATG TGGACAAATACATCTACTATATATGTGATCCCAGAAGCACGTCATATGATGTTTCTCAAGGAACCTCCGCTCTGCCCGCACGTCATAGAGCTGTACGAGTACGCCGTGGAGGGAAGGAAACACTACCTGGTCATGGAGTACGCGTCCTCGTACATAACCTTGGGGAAGTTCATCAGGAAGAACAATGGCCGCTTGAGCGAGAGTGTTGCCCGGCAGCTGATCATGCAGCTCATTATTGCTGCACAGCGCTGCCTTGAACATGGCATACACCATGATGACATACATCTAGAAAACATCCTGGTCAATCCAAAGACCCTGCAGCTCAAGCTGATTGATTTTGGCTACagtttttttattccaaaaaccTACTGGAGATCCCCCTATCTGG GAGTAACGAGATACCGTAAAAAGGAGGGGGAACACTTCACATATCTTTTTTGTGCTATCCATTCGTATGTCAGTGATGTTGTACGAGTGCTGTCACATATGGTCAATGGATATCGCTGTTTCTCCAGATATGGACGTCCACGATGTCACCCCAGTTTGTCAGCAG ATTGCCGGGATCTGTTTAAGTGGGTGATCGGTTTCCGTCCTGAAACTGGACCTGTTTTAgaggagattttggagcacaagtGGTTCAGCATGACGTAG